One part of the Pogoniulus pusillus isolate bPogPus1 chromosome 8, bPogPus1.pri, whole genome shotgun sequence genome encodes these proteins:
- the TNFSF4 gene encoding tumor necrosis factor ligand superfamily member 4 has protein sequence MEGQPDEKLRNEMEGQPDEKLRNEMEGQPDEKLRNEMEGQPDEKLRNEMEGQPDEKLRNQDRMDHEREPAEDEWRSWHRGQVRNTLHLISAAAQWILLLACLIYLGIDSLQPSMSQRGKVPWTYIHYTGKSFKGAAVNLTAEAGSMQIRNGSIVMPCDGLYLVSLKGHLFAQNLLKLTLKTDNILWEQTVNRSSAVNLITVLFLFQQDNITLSTSSEAIISHLSISLVLQSSVDDDVKCHM, from the exons ATGGAAGGACAGCCAGACGAAAAGCTGAGAAATGAGATGGAAGGACAGCCAGATGAAAAGCTGAGAAATGAGATGGAAGGACAGCCAGATGAAAAGCTGAGAAATGAGATGGAAGGACAGCCAGATGAAAAGCTGAGAAATGAGATGGAAGGACAGCCAGATGAAAAGCTGAGAAATCAAGATCGGATGGATCATGAAAGGGAACCTGCAGAGGATGAGTGGAGGAGTTGGCACAGAGGACAGGTCAGGAACACGCTGCACCTCATatctgcagctgctcagtgGATATTACTGCTTGCCTGCTTGATTTACCTTGGTATAGATTCTCTGCAGCCCTCAATG tCTCAGAGGGGCAAAGTGCCATGGACTTACATCCACTACACAG GTAAAAGCTTCAAAGGAGCAGCTGTGAATCTCACTGCTGAAGCAGGCTCTATGCAGATCAGAAATGGTTCCATTGTGATGCCCTGTGATGGCCTCTACCTAGTGTCCTTGAAGGGACATTTGTTTGCCCAGAACTTGCTAAAGCTGACGTTGAAGACAGATAACATCCTCTGGGAGCAAACTGTCAACAGAAGCAGTGCAGTAAATCTCATCACAGTGCTCTTTTTGTTTCAGCAAGATAACATCACCCTGTCAACGAGCTCCGAAGCTATAATCAGCCACTTGTCCATCAGCCTTGTGTTACAAAGCTCTGTAGATGACGACGTGAAATGTCATATGTAG